A single window of Rhipicephalus microplus isolate Deutch F79 chromosome 5, USDA_Rmic, whole genome shotgun sequence DNA harbors:
- the Sod1 gene encoding superoxide dismutase 1, which produces MPIKAVCVLSGSDTTKGTLHFTQECEGKPVKVVGEITGLSKGKHGFHIHEFGDNTNGCVSAGAHFNPHGKEHGAPIDANRHVGDLGNVEAGDNGVAKVNIEDCVISLCGAHNIIGRSLVVHADPDDLGKGGHELSKTTGNAGARLACGVVGITK; this is translated from the exons ATGCCGATCAAGGCTGTGTGCGTGTTGTCCGGATCGGACACTACCAAGGGAACCCTTCACTTCACGCAGGAG TGCGAGGGAAAGCCGGTTAAAGTTGTTGGCGAAATTACCGGCCTCAGCAAAGGAAAGCATGGGTTTCACATTCACGAGTTCGGAGATAACACTAACG ggtgtGTGAGTGCAGGTGCACACTTTAACCCTCATGGAAAGGAGCATGGTGCGCCGATTGATGCGAACAG GCACGTAGGAGACCTGGGCAATGTTGAAGCCGGCGACAATGGCGTTGCGAAGGTGAACATCGAGGACTGCGTTATTTCGCTTTGCGGAGCGCACAACATCATAGGACGATCACTTGTG GTACATGCCGACCCAGATGATCTTGGAAAGGGGGGCCACGAGCTGAGCAAGACCACCGGGAATGCAGGTGCACGACTGGCCTGTGGTGTTGTTGGCATCACCAAATAA